From Leptospira venezuelensis, a single genomic window includes:
- a CDS encoding helix-turn-helix transcriptional regulator: MKVETFLPSKNLQPYIRHFLIIESVSGMQNKILPGSSLVLSFRINGKISHKEENKDKILPPSGITGLRRFPRLIEYSKKSSTLLVIFKEGGASSFIREPLHHLFETNLSLDHLISPQKVSEIEEKLFQTKTYLEKISVLEKFLASEWIGNKSDNLILDSIQKIRRFKGNLKIRDILKGMPISRDSYEKRFRESIGTSPKQFSNLVRMRNLIDSYSLNTSLTQAAQEAGYFDQAHFIKDFKTFTGQTPKQFFKLSTPYW, translated from the coding sequence ATGAAAGTAGAGACATTTTTACCTAGTAAGAATTTACAGCCATATATACGTCACTTCCTAATCATAGAAAGTGTTAGCGGCATGCAGAATAAAATTCTACCCGGATCTTCTTTGGTTCTATCCTTTAGAATTAATGGGAAGATCAGCCATAAGGAAGAGAATAAAGACAAAATACTGCCCCCTTCCGGGATAACTGGGCTTAGACGGTTTCCTAGACTGATAGAATATTCAAAAAAATCTTCTACTCTATTGGTAATTTTTAAAGAAGGTGGAGCTTCTAGTTTTATTAGGGAACCGCTCCACCATCTATTCGAAACGAATCTTTCTTTGGATCATTTGATCTCTCCCCAAAAGGTCTCAGAGATAGAAGAGAAACTTTTTCAGACAAAAACATATTTAGAAAAAATCTCGGTACTAGAAAAATTTCTCGCCTCGGAATGGATAGGAAACAAGTCAGATAATTTAATTTTAGATTCGATTCAAAAAATCAGAAGATTTAAAGGAAATCTAAAAATCAGAGATATACTCAAAGGAATGCCGATCAGCAGAGATTCTTATGAAAAAAGATTTAGAGAATCGATCGGAACCAGCCCTAAACAATTTTCTAATCTGGTAAGGATGAGAAACCTAATAGATTCATATTCGCTCAATACATCCCTTACGCAAGCCGCTCAGGAAGCTGGATATTTCGATCAAGCTCATTTTATCAAAGATTTCAAAACATTTACTGGGCAAACTCCGAAACAATTCTTCAAACTTTCCACCCCATATTGGTAA